The window AATATTCCACTTTAtgcttttaatcttttaaaatctCTTGCTTTTGTTGGATAAGGCAAGGCATAATTGTCCTGTTGATGTCAATCCCACAGGCCCTCTACAACCAACTGCAGTACACCATGTATCTGTTGGTGCTTCATGCTCCAGGATCACCGTCCATATCAGGATTAGTGTTTGAGAACACCACAAGCTTTTATAAAAGAAGGTAAGAGGTACAGAACTAGCCAATCAATTCAGAAAAATGGCCCGAGAGAGGCTAAGATGCACACTACTTTTTTCCATTGCTTCTTTTTATCTTCCCCCTTTTCATGCctttgattataaaaatttgaggCTTTGACAAGAAACTACCTACTCCCATCCCCTCCCCACTGCCTGCAGAAAAGTGagaaacaatttataaatattttccaaGCATATCACTCTGTTGCTCCTATTGATTTCAATGGTCgaaatcttttgatttttttttgttatcataacatggaaaacatttttcaaaaaattagttaactatctacatatttttttaagttatatgcttcttcattttaaaatattcatattttaatcacctttaaaaaaaatattcatattttagtCATCATCAAGATagtcaaaattaataaaatgaaatggttctcaaaaaccaaaaacaaataataattcatattttaatttgggGTTTGAATTGACTTAGATAGATCTATGATTTGAGTCTCGGCTTAGTTaacttattttattaataaatattatattttaattttaaaatatttataaaaaatatttttttccattttaataataaaataatagttaaATCTATGGATCGAACCAAGCTTTACTTTGAAAAAGAGACTTGGTAGACTCAGCTCAACCCATAAACACCTAACAATGCAAAGTGCATAAAAACCCTTCTTTCATAGAGGTGGCAATCGGATTCGGATGGGAACAAGTCATCTCGGGTTCGATAATTTCAAGTTCGAATGTTCTGAGTTcggattaaataaaattaataattaaattttttatttttaattttattttcaaattactataattttgaattaaatcgATCGTCGAATTTAAATCATTccaagatttaattttttcaagtttaaattagGTATCTCATGTTCAAATCATTTTgaattaagattttttttgtctgATTTATTTTACCGCGTCATTAATTATCACCCCTAATCCTAATCTCATTTGCACTAATCAAACTTGGACAAATTTAATCTAAAGGTCAGAGATTCACACGGAGCAAGGAGCAAGGAGCAAGGAGCAAGGAGCAAGCACTTATCCCGGACCCAAACAAAGCCCCGGCCCCAATACCCATACGCAACTCTCTTGTCTTTCTTGTGCTCACAAATGGCTCCACTTCCCAGCTGTCCCTTTCAACCTTAAAAGTCTCCTTAACTGAACCCATCTTCTTCACTTCCATCCCATCTTCCTCTTCCACACTTTAACCTTACCCAGAACAATCTAGTAGTATTAATTTCACTTTTCTCTGGGAAGAAAAAAGGAACTTTTTGAACGCAGGTGTAGTTAAGTTCAGCTAAGTCAAGGAAATTTCTTGTAATGGCGGATTGGGCTCCTGTACTTGTTGGGGTGGTGCTATTTGTGTTGCTATCGCCAGGACTTCTGTTTTCGTTTCCAGGGAACAGCAAGCAGCTGGAGTTTGGAAGCATGAAAACTAATGGCAAGGCCATTACTATCCAcactcttcttttctttgccATCTATGCTGTTTTGATCCTGGCTGTCCATCTCCATATCTACACCGGCTGAGCCTGGTGGCACATCCCTGTCGGTGAGAGTCTTGCTATTGGTGTCGCTATTCAAGATCTATGTTGGGTTCTATATGGTTAGTCTTTGTATTAccctgttttttttttcttggaccAATGAAATGTGTGGCACAGATCTTTATCTGGCAAAGTTTACCTTTTTTTGTCAGAAAAATGCTATCTTTTTTCCTCACTTTCAAGAGAAGGGCTTTAAGTTCTTTGTCCAATTTCGTAACCTTGACCATCTGAATTAATTAAACCCTGGCGATTTGTCGCTGATGCTACTGCCTTCGAAAGTATTTGCTGGTTTATCTGGGATGCTGGAATATAGAGTTCTTCTGTTATTGGGaaaagctattttttttttttatttagctTGGACGCTGGAATACAGAGCTCTGGAAATCTATCAGTAATCATAAGAAAAAACCTGGCGAATTTTAAGGTAATAGGGAAAATCTGGCTTCTGGgtcttttcttggttttgcAAGTGATGTCTTTGTCGACACTGTCAAAGGCAATCTCATAAAACTAACTAATATAGCATTTTCATTTGGCTAGAATCAGTAAAGAAACTCATAGAAATGGAGTAGATGCTGAAAGTTTTAAGGGATTAGAGGGCAGAGTGGAAGATCTAGTTCATATGACCATCATCCATCAGTAAATCTTCTTTAAAATGGTCTTTCATAGTGACTTAAAGTGTAAGATTAGCTCAAGtgattaaatttcataaaaaatcaGACCATCTTGTCAAGAAATAGCTTCATTATTACACAATTCAAGATTTATCTTGCAAACAACAATGAACAAAGtagttaaaaaagaaaacaaataaaggaaaatggaaaTTAGATTGACAATAGGAAAGAAGGTATATGAAACATGAGCTCCATCTAAGGAAAACGAATGGAGAGccaaaggaaaggaaaaaaggagcTACCCTTTTTTGGGGAGTTTGGATCAGTTAACATGTATGTGAATGCCAATTGCAATGATCAAGATGGTGACTATGCAGAAGTATATTACAGCATGAACCAGGATGGCTATCCCACTTGTGCACATGTTACCAAACTCGATCACTCTAGTCCTCGATGGCAGCTGGAACAGCAACCCTGGTGACAAAAGGATGAACAAAACCACTGCAACAATGACCGGTCCCCAATCTGCACTCATTTCTCTCTTTCGTTCTTTacccctttctttctttaattcaCTCTTGAAGCCAAGGTTTTGAATGTTTGAGAACTTCTCTTCCAGCACAAATTGGAAAGTGAAGAGGTGTACATTCTATTATGTAGGGGAAATGGAACTAATTTTCTTGGTGGCGAAGCTGGGGGGTGATGCTAAACTTAGTGAGAAAGATGAGAATTGAGTTTAAAGGGGAGGTAAGGTATGTACATGTTAGTGGGTTTGCTTTATGGAGAACGAAACAAACTCCTTTTCTTCCATTAGCGTCTAATAATTGTTTCATTTTGAGACTTCTTTTAGCTTGCTTTATTGCtttattaaagataaaataaaagaaatgaatggaAAAGCAGCAGTATGTGTAAAGTTGAGCTCTTTGCTTGGAAATCTTGTTTGCTTGTGACTTAATGTAGCATCCAGAAGGTGTGTAGAGTGTGCGAGGTTAATGCGTGTTAAGCAATTTCAAGGCTAAGAAAACTGATACAGGGAGACAATTTGGTAGAGGAGAATTTCCAAGGACAAACTGCTAAGGGCATCATTCTTGACTCTTTACTCTCAGTTATTTGTGTTGTTTTTCATCTAACtgatgaaattgaatgattcTGACACACATGATTCTTTCTGGTACTTCTCTTAAAGAAACACAGCTAGACGCTGAATTACTCGGAATTGTTGTATCTAAACTCAcaaatgaaaatgatagttAATATCTATCAGTAAGCCCAAACTTACGGATAGATGTTAAACATAACCAGCACCTGGTGATTGAGGACACCCTCCACATCTaacaatttgtttttgaaaagtcCCTCCACATTTATTTAAAGGGGTACAAGTATTGATTGAGGATCTTGCCATAGATGATATAGCCGGACAGGATTACCAATGATTGAGAAGAACATTACCAAATTTGAAAAGGCAAGTGGTATGCCCTGCACGATAAAGTGaaactttgaaaatgagaaagagaaaatactGTAAAGACCAAGAATCCTGTATCAGAAAAACACTTCTAGCCAGTATGACCCAGAGAGGCTACGACTGTCTCTAAACAAAGCTTGTACAATGTTATTTGTAGACTTACATAGGCAGGGCAAGAAGCATGAAAAACCAGAAGTTTCA is drawn from Theobroma cacao cultivar B97-61/B2 chromosome 4, Criollo_cocoa_genome_V2, whole genome shotgun sequence and contains these coding sequences:
- the LOC18601037 gene encoding uncharacterized protein LOC18601037, producing the protein MSDWGPVFVAVVLFILLTPGLLIQVPGKSRFIEFGNFQTSGLSILVHSIIYFALICIFLLAVGVHMYSRKFLVMADWAPVLVGVVLFVLLSPGLLFSFPGNSKQLEFGSMKTNGKAITIHTLLFFAIYAVLILAVHLHIYTG
- the LOC18601040 gene encoding uncharacterized protein LOC18601040, which produces MSADWGPVIVAVVLFILLSPGLLFQLPSRTRVIEFGNMCTSGIAILVHAVIYFCIVTILIIAIGIHIHVN